From Clostridiales bacterium:
AGGTTATTAAAAAACAAGAAACCTTCTTATCCAGTTTATATTGATATAGAGTATGACACCTATAAAAACAGGCATGGCATTACAGGCAAACAATTGTTTACAGATATAGTTAAAACATTTTGTGAAGATTTAGAAGCAGATCATTATTTTGTAGGATGGTATACAAATAAGGAATTTTACGAAGGGTATATTTATCCCGAACAATTAAAGGCTTACACATTTTGGTATGCAAGACCGCACGTAAGTAATCCCGAAAAATATGGGCAGGCCATTTCACAAACCGAAATAGGAACGACTGGTGGACATTGGGCTGGTATAAATGGCGCATGTGATACTGATATTTGCAGCGTAGATTTTCCGAAAATTATAAAAAGCAAAGGATTTAACGGATTTGATAAGACTATAAATCAGACTAACCCAACAACGGTACAACCTAAACCCGAGTCTGTAATAAATGTACCGGATTATTATATGGTTCAGTACGGGGATACTCTTTCGGGAATAGCAGAGAGATTTCATACTACAGTTGCTAATTTGGCGGCTATTAACCATATAGCAAATCCTAACCTTATAAGGACAGGGCAAAAATTAGTGCTGAAAGGCTCTGTGGCGACAGATAAAGTATCAGTAATATATTATGTCGTTAAGCCAGGGGATACGCTTTCAGAGATAGCAATACAATATAAAACGAGTGTTAAAAATTTATGTAAATTGAATCCGCAAATTAAAAATCCGGACCGTATTTATGCAGGGCAGAGAATTAGAGTTAAATAATTAATGAAGGGTGTCGTGAAATATGATGCCCTTTAAATTTATAAAAGTGTATTAAAAATCTTAAAAATGTAAAGAATGAGAGGAGAAATGTATTATGTTAAGGTATTTATTGATGGCATTAGTGGTTTTAGCGGTGGCGGGATATCTGTTCTATGTTTACAAGAAGCTGGGCAAAAAAGCAATGCTCGCAGAAATAAGAAAAGGGCTATATGCAGGGATGCTGACAACCGAGAAGAAATGCGGGCCGAATGCAGGCGATAAGAAATTTGCATTCCTAATTGCCCACTTGTATGACTTCGTTGCGCCTGAGCTTCTGAAAAAGTTTATATCCGGTGATGAAGTTAAGCTTTTCGTACAGAAAGAATATGACAAATACTATGCTGTAGCGAAGGATTATTTGGATGATGGACAGGTTAACGGAAGTGTCAATACAGCACCTCCGGAAGCGCCCAAAGAAATAAATCCTACTGGGCAGGTAACCAATACAGAAAAACTATAATGAAATGCCCTCGGGAAACCGGGGGCTTATTTTTTTGCCTAAATATATATTAAATTTGCGCACCAGAGGCCCCAGGATTAACAGAGTGGATAGCAGTGGTATGTTTATACCCCTAAAATTGAAATAGAGCATTTTACGGAGCAGGAAAATAATCACACATAGTCAATTAGCTGAAGAACTTAACTCGGTATCACCCATTGTATGTGAAATCATTTTTTCAAGGTCCAATCCTGAAACTAACAAAATGCCATTTCTTTTAGCATATTGGACAGCTGGTTGAGTAAAATTTGATGTAGTAACAAATATGCCGGTTGCTTTCTCATCTATTGCGGCCGAATGAAGTTTTTGTATAGAAGGTCTGCTAATTAGATTGTCCCTTTTATAGAGTTTCACTTCAACTACATATCTTGATTTTCGGTAACGCATTATTATATCCTTTCCGCAGTCTCCTGTGGCCTTAGTTACCCTCACTTTATATCCCTGCCTTTGATACAATAATCCTATGAATTTTTCAAAATCTGTTGGACGCTTGTGATACGTCTCGATCAATTGGTCTATAGTTTTATATTTGCGAAGTAGTTCGTATTTATATTTCCGCTTATAAGCCTTATATACAATAAAAAATGAAAAAAACAATACAACCAAAAATATACA
This genomic window contains:
- a CDS encoding LysM peptidoglycan-binding domain-containing protein encodes the protein MYKGIDVSKYQGVIDWDAVKKAGLDFAILRCGYGTDLPSQDDPYFERNVSECDRLGIPYGVYLYSYALSIEDAHSEAKHVLRLLKNKKPSYPVYIDIEYDTYKNRHGITGKQLFTDIVKTFCEDLEADHYFVGWYTNKEFYEGYIYPEQLKAYTFWYARPHVSNPEKYGQAISQTEIGTTGGHWAGINGACDTDICSVDFPKIIKSKGFNGFDKTINQTNPTTVQPKPESVINVPDYYMVQYGDTLSGIAERFHTTVANLAAINHIANPNLIRTGQKLVLKGSVATDKVSVIYYVVKPGDTLSEIAIQYKTSVKNLCKLNPQIKNPDRIYAGQRIRVK
- a CDS encoding restriction endonuclease yields the protein MFIFSIVLLFTTSFPEQCIFLVVLFFSFFIVYKAYKRKYKYELLRKYKTIDQLIETYHKRPTDFEKFIGLLYQRQGYKVRVTKATGDCGKDIIMRYRKSRYVVEVKLYKRDNLISRPSIQKLHSAAIDEKATGIFVTTSNFTQPAVQYAKRNGILLVSGLDLEKMISHTMGDTELSSSAN